From the genome of Onthophagus taurus isolate NC chromosome 5, IU_Otau_3.0, whole genome shotgun sequence, one region includes:
- the LOC139429816 gene encoding uncharacterized protein → MKDLIKSTGIPAEQQKGLFVQTPVPPRIYGLPKIHKPDVPLRHIVSAINSPTYQLAKYLAKILSPFTGNTASYVRDSTHFVESVKGIKLDGEDILVSFDVESLFIRVLVKDAVDGLRQKLIPEGLPEYVPDLVEYCLSSTYFSWKGEFYEQFEGAAMGSPLSPVIANFYMELFEEDALKKN, encoded by the coding sequence ATGAAGGACCTGATAAAATCCACAGGAATTCCAGCAGAACAGCAGAAAGGATTGTTTGTGCAGACGccggtaccaccaagaatctatggactaccgaagattcatAAACCAGACGTTCCCCTCCGCCATATCGTCAGTGCCATCAATTCCCCAACATACCAGTTGGCCAAATATCTCgcaaagattctgtctccTTTTACAGGCAACACGGCATCAtatgtcagggattctacacattttgtggaatcagTAAAAGGTATAAAGCTAGATGGTGAGGATATtttggtaagtttcgatgttGAGTCTCTTTTTATCAGGGTACTAGTTAAGGATGCTGTGGATGGCCTCCGCCAGAAGCTCATTCCCGAGGGATTACCAGAATACGTACCAGATCTAGTGGAGTACTGTTTATCAtcgacgtatttcagctggaaaggagaattttacgaaCAGTTTgaaggggcagccatgggatctccaTTATCTCCAGTAatagctaatttctacatggaattattcgaagaaGACGCTTTGAAGAAGAACTAG